The Cinclus cinclus chromosome Z, bCinCin1.1, whole genome shotgun sequence genome contains the following window.
AGCAGTTGTGCTTCAGCATTGGGCTTATTCCCACAGAACAGACACAGGTGACGGGGTTTGGGATGGGCCTGGGGGCTGAGGGGAGGTGGTCTTAAATTTTGATTGATGGAGAGAATTCCAGTAGCAGGGAGAAGTTTTTAATTGagagagaaaattttaattGGGAGGATTTCAATAGGGGGAGATTATTTTAAGAGGGGGGGAGAAAACTTTAATTTAGGGGAGAAAACCTTAATTTTggagagaaaatattaattgaaaataaaatattaattgagGGGAGAAGATATTAATTGGGAAAAAACTTTATGGGGAGAAAAGTTTGCAGGGAGGAAACTTTATTTATagcagaaaattttaattgcagGGAGAAAATGGCCTGAGGAGACCTTTATAGGGGAAGATTTTAACTGATGGAGAAAACTAACTTGGGGTGGAAGTTTGACTGTGGGGAGAAAACTTGACTTACAGGGAGAAAATTTTAACCGAGGGGAGAAAAGTATAATTAGGGGAATAAAACTAATTGGGGGAAGAGGAAATTTTAATTGCAGGGACAAGGTTTTAATGGAGTGAGAAAGCTTGAGCTGGGGAGAAAATTTAGATATGGCACAGggagaaaattttaaatggtGAGAAAAACTTAATTGTGGACTGACAGCCTTTGTAACAGCTTTGATAGATGGAACTTTGCTTGGCAGGTGAGGCAAGAGCCCCTGTAGAGGTGGAACCCCAAAAATGGAGGAAATGAGAGTTTATTCTGGATTTTTGGGCATGGAAAGGAGCAAGCGGGCAGGTAACTCTTGGGCAATGAACTGTAGAATCACTGGGTTTGGTCTTTATTTTGATACTTCTGTAATTTGAGaacaaaacacagctgaagTAAGGctgtagggggaaaaaagctttttctggcACTTCCCTTGAGGGAAAATTTTTGTCACTCAGCAGATAGACTTTTTGCTCTAAACAAACCAATTTCAGACATTATGGGTTATTCTAATATGGTATTAACCCTTCCAGAGGCTCCTGAGTAACTGCTTCTTTTAGGTGTATTTtacacctcccccccccccaaaaaatattcaaattttctcatttattatggattagaataaataaatgtttaaaccATAGAAGATACAAAGAAGACATTTGGTGTTTAAATCCAGTTTGGACACAACAGAAGTATTTATTATTGTCTCTTTTCATTGGGAAATCAGCTTTCCATTTGCCCTGTTTCGGCTTTCCTGACTTTGTTCACATCTCTATCATCCCCTTGGCACCAAATAAGGTTAAAAAGGGACTTTTGGGGCCTTTTCCATCATCTTGTTCTACCCAACCATGGACTAAGATTTTCGAGGATTTTTTTTAGCACATTTGTGTCTTTTTCaaatttgtggggtttttttttaattttaaatttatttgtttattttaaaaattttaatgtaaCTTTATAAAAAATATCGGGCATATTTGGGTTCTGACTTactttctaatatttttccCATGCAATTTTGTTCATATGATGgggacaaaaattaaaaaatagggTGGGCTGGGGAAGTTCTACTGGATGAAGACACTAAGATTTTtggataaaaacagaaaaataattttctaggaaaaataattttctttgatcACAGTGAAGGGAAAGTGCATACTCTAGATCACAAGTTACAGAAATGGAGGCACCATGACCCTTAGTTTAGGTGGAGAAAAAACTCTACTGAACTTTAATAATGAGGCAAACCCcataaattaaagcaaaattttaattatgGTATGTTTCAGAGTTTGTATCCATTCGGAGCTGGGGAGGAAACTGTTCCCCAAAAAGCTCCCAttataggaaaaagaaaaaaaggaatttttggtATTTCTCACCCAAAATGACACCAAGTCCACTGGCACAGGCACGAGACCAACCTTTCATCATCTTGCCATGACCTGTAGCATGTTGCTGCCCTGGGAGCCCTTGCAGAGGTGCTGAAGGTCTGTTCTCCTGCAGGTCACAACATGGAGATGAAACCAGAGGCACGTGTTGCCTGTCAGGTGATGCTGGCAGTGCTTTTCACTGCTCTGCTCATGACAGCcactgcttttgcaggtgagtGTTGGAGTTTTAGTCTCACTGGTAATGTCTCTGAGATATTTTGGGTTGTTGCATTTGTGACAGATTTACTTCCATGTTCCTGGGGAAGACAAAGCCCGCCCAAACTGCTGTTCCCTCTGGGAGAAGGGCGTTTCAGAGCAGTCTTTCTACAGAAACCAAACCTATCCCCTGGGATGAATGAATGCCTCAACAGGAGGAGGCATTTCATGAGTAAAGTCATGCAGAAGTATTGTTTTCAAAGAAGACGGGGCCTGGAGATGTTGGCATGAGTTCCACCAAGTCAAGAAGTCTGCAGGAATAAGAGGACTTTTTTCCCGTCTTTTTCACTACTTTTGCATTAATGTCACAGAGCAGCACCCAAGGGCAtgtttagggatagggctacTCTGAAACTGTTctttaaaatgtgtgttttttatATCTACTGGCCTGTTTCCTTCTTTGAAGGTGCACCACCTATGTTTCTTGTGCAACATCAAGCTAGGCCATGATTTGACCTTATTTTCTCACAAGATTTCTCCTGGTATCTTAATTTCTCTCATTGCCCACAGCTGAGGCAGATGCAAGACTTTTGGAAGCCACGGGGTGGAGGATGATGTCCCCACCTCAGAGAGGCGAGGGTAAGGTGCTGCTTGTTAATGTTGTTCTATTTTTAATGACAGTGCAGGCTTTTCAGCcttgtgcccagccctgctttcAGTGTCCCTTTGACTGGATCAGGTACAGAGGAAAATGCTACTATTTTTCTGAGGTTGAGGGGAACTGGACATCCAGCCAGGACAACTGCTCAGCACTTGGTGCTTCCTTGGCCATGCTGGACAACATGGAGGACTTGGTAAGGAGACAGGAGGACCTGCTCGGCATGGGGAAAAGAACCCCAAAGCAATGTATTTGAAACCTATTAGTTTCTTTGACTGCTCTTCCAGGATCTTTTTTTAAGATTTGGGGTGAGAAGTTGAGGAAGAGGCCTTGAGGGTATGTTATCATGGGTGTCTTCAAATTCCTCACCAAAGCCAGCTGCTGCAAGTACTGTAGGAATAAACCCCTGTTTCTAGATGACACTTTTTGGTAACAGATTGAAATGGTCAAGCCCCAAAGAAGCCCTAAAGCAGCAGGAGCAACTAgtaaaattgagattttttgaTTGGAAGATGGTGAAaacctctccttttcctctttcagaacTTTGTGATGAGATACAAAGGCATCTCAGAACACTGGATTGGTCTTTTGCGGGAGGACGAGGAGCAGCCATGGCAATGGGTGAACCGCTCACCTCTATCTCACCCGTGAGTCCATGCTTTTCATTATTGTGCTGTAGGTTGGTGTTTCCTCAGCCACAAAATGTGCATTTCTTCTCATAATTCAGGTACATCCAGAGGCAGCAATGGGACAATGTTTGGGAAGTGCAACGTTGCATCTGGATCTGGTCTTTGTTTGATCCCTTTGACCTAAAAGATGGGAGTTGGTGTGTTTGGTTAGAAAATCCTAAATTTAGATGTTTTtaagtttgcttttttcttgCAAAGCTTTGGTTTCATATTAGAAATAGATCAGTGTCCATGAAGGATGCCTGAAAACTGAAGCTGAGGGAAGCCTATGTGtgacttttctcctttttcctgctACCCCATCTGAAATGGGTTATGTCTTCTGTACTTCCAGGTTTCCGATCCATGGTAGTGGGCTCTGTGCTTACCTGGATGAcactgggctcagctcctcccaCTGCAGCACTGAGAGGAGCTGGATTTGTAATAAAcatgagctgcagagctcaggcaaAGGCAACAGGATGAGACGGCCTCCAAACCTCTGTGTCAGCTCCTTGGGTGCTGCAGGAAGGCCTTCTCACTCCCAGATATCTAGTGGATCATAGGGACATGAAAGAAAATCTCAAAAAGGTTTTGAATCCCCTGGGGAAGGGGTTACTGGGGTTTCCAAGGGATTAACAAGTGTTTCTGGGacaaggcagcctttggggaTCCCCATGAGAGAGTTTTTGAGAATCCAGGGGTTGGGGtgggggagcagggcagccctgggggaTCTTTTTGTGGTTTGGGGCAACTTGGTGATGGCCCAAATGCAGACACCTTCTATTTcttagagaaaaataattttattctattcTGAACATATTTACATACTAATTACTTGGAAATACATCTCAAGCATGGggaacagcagaggaaaagagtAGGGGCAGTGGGTGTGAGCACATCCTTGAGCATACTTGAGTATCCTTGTGCATGCTGAGCACAAAATCAGTATTAGTATGAGGTATAGCAGCTGGAATTAATACAAAGCCTGcaaaaatttaagatttttaatttgagctGGAAGCCCAGCCAATCATAGGCATTGAGATAGGCAAAAGGAACATTCAGAGGAAGCtgaatttgggagaaaaaagcaaagttttAGCTCAAAACAAGCTCAGGGAAGCCCAGGTCCTGTTAATGAGCTTTGGATTAATTTAACAAGTAGAGATGAGTCGTGCTGAACTCAGACCCCCTGGACATAACCCCAGCCAGAGACATCGAAGATGGAGGTAGGACTATGAACTGGGTTAGAAATTACTCTAAGACTTGGAAAATAAGAGCTGAGGAGCATCAACAAGCATTTCCAACCACCATGATGCAATCAGCTTCAGATCAGGAGGATCCTTCAAAGGGCATCAGCCCTTGGGGGACAGTTTAATGGTTGAGAGCAGCACACAAAAGTAGGGGAAGACCCTCTCCCCACTGAAGGAGGCCACAGGAAAAGTGAAGATGCGTTGGCGGCTGCTGACGGCGTAGAAAGAGACCTGTCCCACCTCATAGTCCAGGTAGACTCCAATCTCCCCATTGAGGAGTGGGACAGAGGTGTTGGATGGAGCTGTGAGGGCAACACAGAGCTCATCATACTTCTGCAAGCCCCAGATTTCAGTGTTGGGCTTGAAGAGGACCCGGCCTTTCCTCTGCACAGACTCACGGGCCACCCCCACGGCCCAGAAGCGCCCATTGGCCTCCACCTCCCAGTAGTGGCGGCCCGAGGTGAAGCCCTCGCTGCCCAGCATGCATGGGTCTGTGTCAAACCGGCCTGGACCCTCCGGCCACTGGCATCGAGGTCTGCCCCATGTGGCTTCTTTGAGGTCCTCAGAGAGGATCACCTCTGGACCCACTGTGGCTGGATCCAGAGTTATGtccactgaaaagcaaaacagagaacGAAtcagaagccaaactcaagccTAGAGAACACTCACCCCCAAAACACCTTCACTGGTgacaagagaaagagagaggaaaggtgAGGCTGAAGATGTAAGTGTGAAGAGGTGGAAGTTGAAGATGGAGATATCCAGTTGAGGTTGGAGCTGGAAGAGCAAGCAGGTGGAGGTAGGAGACGGAGGCCCTGGTGGAGAAGGCAGAAGGCCTTTCCAACTCCATTGAACATCTCAGCCCAGAAGACACAAGGAACAGGTGTTTGCTCCTTTCTAGCCACCTCTGATTACCTTCAAACTGTTTGGCAGTGTGGTAGTCCATGGCAAGGTGCCATGTGCATGGCCGTGGTTTGAGGAAGAAAGCCATTGCACCCTCAGTGTCCTCTCTTCCTGACTGGAGGcataagaaaaggaaggaaaggataAAATCTAATTATTATCCTTCAAATAGTCACATCTCAGCTTCCACCCCTTTCTATgtcaaaaaatgtgtttaacCACCTCATTTAATCAAAGTActtcaagaaaataatgttCTGTTTCTTCAACAGTTGCAACAGAACTTGGTTCATTTATGGAAAGACCCTTGGAGATGGGTTAAATCAATTAATTCCCTAATGACTACGTGCTATAAGGAACACATTGGGATGTATCCATCTCCACTGTAGATATTATTACACTCTCAAATCTCCATTCCTCATGCTGGCTGAAGGCCTGAATCTATCCGTCTTAAATCCATCTCTGCCTCCACCATTCATCAATCAAATCTAACAAAGTTTATTTGAGTGAAGAAAGTCCTTAAAATTGAGATAAGCCATATTCACCTCTCACATCCAGAGAAATCTTGtgagaagggaagaaatttGCTGTTGATCTTGGAGAAAATGTGTATGGGGGAGATAAGAGCTGGCACCAAATGGTCTCAAATTCATCCTCTGGAAGTCAGGGTGGGGGTTTGCATACAAACAAGGGATTGCCCATGCTAAAGAGTCCCTGGCATGAGTAACAAAGCCCCAAAATAATTGAATAAACCATGCTGTGACAGTTGAAAACAAACAGGTTGCTTcttttccatgtgttttccTCATCCAATCTGCAGGTAAGGGCATTAAAACAGCAGGGTGATGAGTAAAAGTGGGAAAAAGGTGAGAAAATCACCCAGATGAAGATAAAAGCAGGATCCATGCTGCTTCTCACTCAAATTCCCCATCTGGATCGTTAGAGGTAGATGAGAACCAAATAATCACCATGACCCTCCATTGCAAAATACCATAAATCTGAAACAAAGACCCTGAGACCAAAGCAAAGGTAAATCACTTCCCTTCTTGAGTTcatgggatggggagggggctcAAAATCCTACTTCCCAACCCCCCACAGACATCAGGGTGATGTAAACCCCCTGTCAGCACTGGGATTTTCCCCCTCACCCAAACCTTCTTGGTGTTTTCCTTGCTGTCGCTGGTGCTGTTTTGGGGTTCCTCCAGATGGTTTTCTTCCACTGGCTGCTTCtccactgggtttttttccttttgggatttttttttcttcctctctggcACAGGCTCAGCCAAAGCTCAGTCCCGTCTCAG
Protein-coding sequences here:
- the LOC134056869 gene encoding C-type lectin domain family 2 member E-like isoform X1, whose product is MEEMRVYSGFLGMERSKRAGHNMEMKPEARVACQVMLAVLFTALLMTATAFAAEADARLLEATGWRMMSPPQRGEGKVLLVNVVLFLMTVQAFQPCAQPCFQCPFDWIRYRGKCYYFSEVEGNWTSSQDNCSALGASLAMLDNMEDLNFVMRYKGISEHWIGLLREDEEQPWQWVNRSPLSHPFPIHGSGLCAYLDDTGLSSSHCSTERSWICNKHELQSSGKGNRMRRPPNLCVSSLGAAGRPSHSQISSGS
- the LOC134056869 gene encoding C-type lectin domain family 2 member B-like isoform X3: MEEMRVYSGFLGMERSKRAGHNMEMKPEARVACQVMLAVLFTALLMTATAFAVQAFQPCAQPCFQCPFDWIRYRGKCYYFSEVEGNWTSSQDNCSALGASLAMLDNMEDLNFVMRYKGISEHWIGLLREDEEQPWQWVNRSPLSHPFPIHGSGLCAYLDDTGLSSSHCSTERSWICNKHELQSSGKGNRMRRPPNLCVSSLGAAGRPSHSQISSGS
- the LOC134056870 gene encoding butyrophilin subfamily 1 member A1-like; amino-acid sequence: MAFFLKPRPCTWHLAMDYHTAKQFEVDITLDPATVGPEVILSEDLKEATWGRPRCQWPEGPGRFDTDPCMLGSEGFTSGRHYWEVEANGRFWAVGVARESVQRKGRVLFKPNTEIWGLQKYDELCVALTAPSNTSVPLLNGEIGVYLDYEVGQVSFYAVSSRQRIFTFPVASFSGERVFPYFCVLLSTIKLSPKG
- the LOC134056869 gene encoding C-type lectin domain family 2 member D-like isoform X2, with translation MEMKPEARVACQVMLAVLFTALLMTATAFAAEADARLLEATGWRMMSPPQRGEGKVLLVNVVLFLMTVQAFQPCAQPCFQCPFDWIRYRGKCYYFSEVEGNWTSSQDNCSALGASLAMLDNMEDLNFVMRYKGISEHWIGLLREDEEQPWQWVNRSPLSHPFPIHGSGLCAYLDDTGLSSSHCSTERSWICNKHELQSSGKGNRMRRPPNLCVSSLGAAGRPSHSQISSGS